A window of Rubricoccus marinus contains these coding sequences:
- a CDS encoding adenylate/guanylate cyclase domain-containing protein — protein MSEFPPDPSAAPEPVQDVVPLKILFVDDEPDLQPLIRQKFRRSVRKGDLDLSFAEDGVAALEALAADPDIEVIVTDLNMPRMDGLTLLGRLAEMDRRHKAVVVTAYGDMENIRTAMNKGAFDFLTKPIDMDDLQITIQQARRAVETEREADRVRLALGMYLSSEVAQAILDNPGALALEGEMRVVSVLMSDLSGFSRISEELDAPRVVELLNVYLSAMTDVVDEYGGTVDEFIGDAVLAIFGAPFEQEDHADRAVACAIAMQARMDEVNEVMKEKGLPHLEMTAAVNSGEVVVGSIGSQKRAKYGVVGSPVNLTARIQSQAAPGEVLISEATRGSVQANLTLAETREAGLKGFSENIALHSVTAIDGEHAFALTQTEVHYRALGEPLAFDYVRLDGKRIDSESAPGRLVRLSERGGEAVTEQALEPHTDLRMTFTLPGQSEATEVYAKALSAEPDPSSGGTRVQMRFTAVPESVGEALNALVPESA, from the coding sequence ATGTCCGAGTTCCCTCCAGACCCCTCCGCCGCGCCCGAACCCGTCCAAGACGTGGTTCCGCTCAAGATCCTGTTCGTCGACGACGAGCCGGACCTGCAGCCGCTCATCCGGCAGAAATTCCGCCGCAGCGTGCGCAAAGGGGACCTCGACCTCAGCTTCGCCGAGGACGGCGTCGCGGCCCTTGAGGCCCTCGCGGCCGACCCCGACATCGAGGTCATCGTGACGGACCTCAACATGCCGCGCATGGACGGGCTCACGCTTCTCGGCCGCCTGGCCGAGATGGACCGCCGCCACAAGGCCGTGGTGGTGACGGCCTACGGCGACATGGAGAACATCCGCACGGCCATGAACAAGGGCGCGTTCGACTTCCTCACGAAGCCGATCGACATGGACGACCTCCAGATCACGATCCAGCAGGCGCGCCGCGCTGTGGAGACGGAGCGCGAGGCCGACCGCGTGCGCCTCGCGCTGGGCATGTACCTCTCCTCCGAGGTGGCGCAGGCCATCCTGGACAACCCCGGCGCGCTCGCGCTGGAGGGCGAGATGCGGGTCGTGAGCGTGCTCATGAGCGACCTCTCCGGCTTTAGCCGGATCTCCGAGGAGTTGGACGCGCCCCGCGTTGTCGAGCTTCTAAACGTGTACCTCTCCGCGATGACGGACGTCGTGGACGAGTATGGCGGGACCGTGGACGAGTTCATCGGCGACGCCGTGCTCGCCATTTTCGGCGCCCCGTTCGAGCAAGAGGACCACGCCGACCGCGCCGTCGCCTGCGCCATCGCGATGCAGGCGCGGATGGACGAGGTCAACGAGGTGATGAAGGAGAAAGGCCTCCCACACCTGGAGATGACCGCCGCCGTGAACTCCGGCGAGGTCGTCGTGGGCAGCATCGGCTCGCAGAAGCGCGCGAAGTACGGCGTGGTGGGCAGCCCCGTCAACCTCACGGCCCGGATCCAGAGCCAGGCCGCGCCGGGCGAGGTCCTCATCTCCGAGGCCACGCGCGGATCGGTCCAGGCCAACCTGACCCTCGCCGAGACGCGAGAGGCCGGGCTCAAGGGCTTCTCCGAGAACATCGCGCTCCACAGCGTTACCGCCATCGACGGCGAGCACGCCTTTGCTCTGACGCAGACCGAGGTGCATTACCGAGCACTCGGCGAGCCTCTGGCGTTCGACTACGTGCGCCTGGACGGCAAGCGCATCGATAGCGAGAGCGCGCCCGGGCGCCTGGTCCGGCTCAGCGAGCGCGGCGGCGAGGCCGTGACCGAGCAGGCGCTGGAGCCGCACACCGACCTCCGCATGACATTTACGCTCCCCGGGCAAAGCGAGGCCACCGAGGTCTACGCCAAAGCCCTCAGCGCCGAGCCGGACCCCTCCTCTGGCGGCACCCGCGTCCAGATGCGGTTTACCGCCGTTCCCGAAAGCGTAGGCGAGGCGTTGAACGCGCTCGTCCCCGAATCCGCCTGA